From the Pomacea canaliculata isolate SZHN2017 linkage group LG4, ASM307304v1, whole genome shotgun sequence genome, one window contains:
- the LOC112561945 gene encoding protein rogdi-like has product MAMAEHEEILALKEELQWLLSEEVHAVLGDIQQTLQECGRCFPMPIGNLDDTEAVPNKDAHLTQRILLSAPSTATAGAMKCVITLQGDCISEADISFKHKQAKEHHIYRTSIKPNEQWKIQQVQDAANHLQQAIAVATLRNKDYKFSSAQEVLMMLEELMKKVKAGQLSLTLPKRKSLQELVTSKNMQIFQPPVPSDVAMSFYVHGSKLVLAVYHLHTNGQHRLDISHRMQMEVVVQWLNEAIICFTLALQQCQQLFDKIFSVCQFIEEEKMAKRPR; this is encoded by the exons ATGGCTATGGCGGAACACGAAGAAATCTTGGCATTA AAGGAGGAACTGCAGTGGCTTTTAAGCGAGGAAGTGCATGCTGTTCTTGGTGATATTCAACAGACCCTACAG GAATGTGGTAGATGTTTTCCCATGCCCATAGGAAATCTAG atGACACAGAGGCAGTGCCTAACAAAGATGCTCATCTTACACAGCGAATTTTGCTCTCTGCCCCAAG CACTGCAACAGCTGGGGCTATGAAATGTGTGATCACTTTGCAAGGAGACTGCATCTCAGAAGCA GATATTAGCTTTAAACACAAACAGGCCAAAGAGCACCACATATACAGGACCAGCATTAAGCCAAATGAACAGTGGAAAATACAGCAG gtgcAAGATGCAGCTAACCATCTTCAACAAGCAATTGCTGTGGCGACACTTCGAAATAAAGACTACAAGTTCAGCTCGGCACAAGAAGTGTTGATG ATGCTGGaagagctgatgaagaaagtgaaagcaGGTCAGCTGAGCCTGACCTTGCCCAAGCGAAAGTCTCTGCAGGAATTGGTCACCAGCAAGAATATG CAAATCTTCCAGCCACCTGTTCCCAGCGATGTGGCGATGTCGTTTTATGTTCATGGGTCAAAGCTTGTCCTGGCTGTCTACCATCTTCACACAAATGGTCAGCACAGACTGGACATATCACATCGAATGCAG ATGGAAGTGGTAGTGCAATGGCTGAATGAGGCAATCATCTGTTTTACACTGGCCTTACAGCAGTGTCAACAATTATTTGATAAA atcttctctgtgtgtcagtttattgaagaagaaaagatggcAAAGAGACCTAGATGA